One Pedococcus aerophilus DNA window includes the following coding sequences:
- a CDS encoding ABC transporter ATP-binding protein: protein MIEALRTFRPYAARYRGMLLLGALLAVAEVIVRLAEPWPLRIVVDHVVSPDRTPLAGIENRSTVLLLAVALLLVVVGLAASLDYWSSRLLSTAGLRMSADVRGVVFSHLHRLSLGFHGSQRVGDLSTRVTSDVDRAQDMIVQALAVIAPNVMLVVGMFGVMLFMDPAFTLVALALTPFLVFAVHRSTVQLKASSRRARKADGQVAAAATESLGLMSIVQLFTLERSQRARFDELTRTSLDAGLESARVQARFSPMVDLTAALSAAVVLWFGAGRVIDGDITLGALLVFVSYLGTLYKPLKALSRVSTTFAKGTAASERVQEVLATVPEIRDSTGALDARRLRGSVEFCDVHFDYGGEPVLRGIDLAVAAGETIALVGPTGAGKSTLVSLIPRLVDTRRGCVRVDALDVRSYRVESLRSEVAMVLQDCVLMRATLADNIRVGRPCATDAEVARAARLALVDEFADRLPDGLDTMVGERGASLSGGQRQRVSIARAILRDAPILILDEPTSALDGRSEAALVEALSNLPADRTTFIVAHRLSTIRRADRVAVLDGGRIVQLGTPQELAARPGPFRDLADHGGTVTAGGRS from the coding sequence ATGATCGAGGCCCTGCGCACCTTCCGGCCGTATGCCGCCCGCTACCGCGGCATGCTCCTGCTCGGGGCCCTGCTCGCCGTCGCGGAGGTCATCGTCCGCCTGGCCGAGCCGTGGCCGCTGCGGATCGTCGTCGACCACGTCGTCTCCCCCGACCGGACCCCGCTCGCCGGCATCGAGAACCGCTCCACTGTGCTGCTGCTCGCCGTCGCGCTGCTGCTCGTCGTGGTCGGCCTCGCCGCGAGCCTGGACTACTGGTCGAGCAGGCTGCTGTCCACCGCGGGGCTGCGGATGTCGGCCGACGTCCGCGGGGTGGTGTTCTCCCACCTGCACCGGCTGTCGCTGGGGTTCCACGGCTCCCAGCGGGTCGGGGACCTGTCGACGCGGGTCACCAGTGACGTCGACCGGGCCCAGGACATGATCGTCCAGGCCCTGGCCGTCATCGCCCCCAACGTCATGCTCGTGGTCGGGATGTTCGGCGTGATGCTGTTCATGGACCCGGCGTTCACCCTCGTGGCCCTGGCGCTGACCCCGTTCCTCGTCTTCGCCGTGCACCGTTCCACGGTCCAGCTCAAGGCCAGCAGCCGCCGGGCCCGCAAGGCCGACGGGCAGGTGGCCGCGGCCGCCACAGAGAGCCTGGGCCTGATGAGCATCGTCCAGCTGTTCACCCTCGAGCGTTCGCAGCGGGCACGGTTCGACGAGCTCACCCGCACGAGCCTGGACGCCGGACTCGAGTCGGCGAGGGTCCAGGCCCGGTTCAGCCCGATGGTCGACCTCACGGCCGCCCTGTCGGCCGCGGTCGTGCTGTGGTTCGGCGCGGGTCGGGTCATCGACGGCGATATCACCCTCGGCGCACTGCTCGTCTTCGTCTCCTACCTCGGCACCCTGTACAAGCCGCTCAAGGCGCTTTCCCGCGTGAGCACCACCTTCGCCAAGGGCACCGCGGCGAGCGAGCGGGTCCAGGAGGTCCTGGCGACGGTGCCCGAGATCCGTGACAGCACAGGGGCGCTCGACGCGCGGCGACTGCGTGGCAGCGTGGAGTTCTGCGACGTCCACTTCGACTACGGCGGCGAGCCCGTCCTGCGCGGCATCGACCTCGCCGTCGCTGCCGGTGAGACCATCGCCCTGGTCGGGCCGACCGGAGCGGGCAAGAGCACGCTGGTGTCGCTGATCCCGCGACTGGTCGACACGCGCCGCGGGTGCGTCCGGGTCGATGCCCTCGACGTGCGCAGCTACCGTGTCGAGTCGCTGCGCTCTGAGGTGGCCATGGTCCTGCAGGACTGCGTGCTCATGAGGGCGACCCTGGCCGACAACATCCGCGTGGGCCGCCCCTGCGCCACCGACGCGGAGGTCGCCCGGGCCGCGCGGTTGGCGCTCGTCGACGAGTTCGCCGACCGGCTCCCCGACGGGCTCGACACCATGGTCGGCGAGCGTGGGGCCAGCCTGTCCGGTGGCCAGCGGCAGCGGGTCTCGATCGCCCGCGCCATCCTCCGTGACGCCCCGATCCTCATCCTCGACGAACCCACGTCGGCCCTCGACGGCCGGTCCGAGGCGGCCCTCGTGGAGGCGTTGTCCAACCTGCCCGCGGACCGCACCACGTTCATCGTGGCGCACCGGCTCTCCACCATCCGGCGGGCGGACCGTGTCGCGGTCCTCGACGGCGGGCGCATCGTGCAGCTGGGCACGCCGCAGGAGCTCGCCGCCCGGCCGGGCCCCTTCCGTGACCTCGCCGACCACGGTGGAACGGTCACGGCAGGAGGACGGTCGTGA
- a CDS encoding phosphotransferase: protein MGVDYHRTSRRPEFADLPDEVCRLLASVAGSPVAVARPSVTSGFTGAFAAVLELADGRRVFAKAAGPAAPHARVALPQEASVLGRLDRVAGRLTAPALIGAGSTTVPDRTTGTDDVTGADDTGADGDLWQVIVLEAIDGRMPGIPWTEAEVALVHDTCRALAAVPPAEVAAITTSSLATDVGGDPVARATLDELAAGTRAWPAHVTPLPAHQTAQVAALGHLAGELLEGEHLVHSDLRPDNLLLDTSGRIRVVDWNWVTRGPAWADFVGLWPLMARDGIDVAALAESSPLTRDADPEAIDAFLAVLAGYMLTHAGHPAPPPPTLAALRDHQRLLGQLCLDLLATRRGWS, encoded by the coding sequence GTGGGGGTCGACTACCACCGCACGTCGCGCCGCCCCGAGTTCGCCGACCTGCCCGACGAGGTGTGCAGGCTGCTCGCCTCGGTGGCCGGGTCGCCTGTCGCGGTGGCACGCCCCAGCGTCACCTCGGGTTTCACCGGCGCCTTCGCCGCCGTCCTCGAGCTCGCGGACGGGCGCCGGGTCTTCGCCAAGGCGGCAGGGCCGGCCGCGCCGCACGCCCGGGTCGCCCTCCCCCAGGAGGCCTCGGTCCTCGGCCGGCTGGACCGCGTCGCCGGCCGGCTCACGGCACCGGCGCTCATCGGCGCCGGCAGCACCACCGTGCCGGACCGCACCACCGGAACGGACGACGTCACGGGAGCGGACGACACCGGAGCGGACGGCGACTTGTGGCAGGTCATCGTCCTCGAGGCGATCGACGGGCGCATGCCCGGGATCCCGTGGACCGAGGCCGAGGTCGCCCTCGTCCACGACACCTGCCGCGCGCTCGCCGCCGTGCCACCGGCGGAGGTCGCCGCGATCACCACCTCGTCGCTGGCCACCGATGTCGGGGGCGACCCGGTCGCCCGCGCCACCCTCGACGAGCTCGCCGCCGGCACCCGCGCCTGGCCCGCGCACGTCACGCCCCTGCCGGCGCACCAGACGGCACAGGTCGCGGCCCTGGGGCACCTGGCCGGGGAGCTGCTCGAGGGCGAGCACCTCGTGCACTCCGACCTGCGCCCCGACAACCTCCTGCTGGACACCTCCGGGCGGATCCGCGTCGTCGACTGGAACTGGGTCACCCGAGGACCGGCCTGGGCCGACTTCGTCGGCCTGTGGCCGCTCATGGCCAGGGACGGCATCGACGTGGCGGCCCTGGCCGAGTCGTCGCCGCTGACCCGGGACGCCGACCCCGAGGCCATCGACGCGTTCCTCGCGGTGCTCGCGGGGTACATGCTCACCCACGCAGGCCACCCGGCACCACCACCGCCGACGCTGGCTGCCCTGCGGGACCACCAGCGCCTGCTCGGCCAGCTCTGCCTCGACCTCCTCGCCACCCGCCGTGGGTGGTCTTAG